A stretch of the Arachis stenosperma cultivar V10309 chromosome 6, arast.V10309.gnm1.PFL2, whole genome shotgun sequence genome encodes the following:
- the LOC130934330 gene encoding uncharacterized protein LOC130934330, giving the protein MGKKVIAKRAPREKIHKLPGFPRPSTCSQDTTFTPSPSPPTSPPRCDPMARTKNTPRFPASAKPTPPPKVTPSKPESSKLSSSKGKRPAAPEPPPESTQSKSRSVPSRSQRGKTRVPLTSVREPNIDPFAHKSHFMTSHSDYNPHRFKSAMNHDFYEGVIQYRHLCPSFLADLPNLKKKGFPFVENLEFLDWPFQNKKNQYILS; this is encoded by the coding sequence ATGGGGAAGAAAGTCATTGCCAAAAGAGCACCTCGTGAGAAAATCCATAAACTTCCAGGTTTTCCTAGACCATCAACCTGTTCTCAAGACACCACCTTCACTCCCTCACCTTCTCCTCCTACCTCTCCTCCTCGCTGTGACCCCATGGCTCGGACCAAGAACACTCCAAGATTCCCTGCCTCTGCCAAGCCGACGCCACCACCGAAAGTCACACCATCCAAGCCAGAGTCATCAAAACTGAGTTCATCCAAAGGGAAGCGACCTGCAGCACCAGAACCTCCACCTGAGTCCACACAATCAAAGTCTAGGTCTGTTCCATCACGGTCTCAAAGAGGTAAAACTCGAGTTCCTCTCACATCTGTTAGAGAACCAAACATTGATCCCTTTGCTCACAAATCACACTTCATGACATCTCACTCAGACTATAACCCCCATCGTTTCAAATCTGCCATGAACCATGACTTTTATGAGGGAGTTATTCAGTACCGTCATCTATGTCCCTCTTTTCTTGCTGATTTacctaatttgaaaaagaaaggatTTCCTTTTGTTGAAAATCTGGAATTTTTAGACTGgccttttcaaaataaaaaaaaccagTATATCCTAAGTTAG